The Burkholderia ubonensis genome has a window encoding:
- a CDS encoding ExbD/TolR family protein, producing MAMNVGQDDSDEVIANINTTPLVDVMLVLLIIFLITIPVVTHTIPLALPKETVQPLQTTPKSVEIAVNRDGQFFWGEQLVDASTLLAKLKGASQQQPQPSVHVRGDENTRYEFIGRVVTMCERAGIAKVSFITEPPARGG from the coding sequence ATGGCCATGAACGTCGGGCAGGACGACAGCGACGAGGTGATCGCCAACATCAACACGACGCCGCTCGTCGACGTGATGCTGGTGCTGCTGATCATCTTCCTGATCACGATCCCGGTCGTGACGCACACGATTCCGCTGGCGCTGCCGAAGGAAACGGTGCAGCCGCTGCAGACGACGCCGAAAAGCGTCGAGATCGCTGTGAATCGCGATGGGCAATTCTTCTGGGGCGAGCAACTGGTGGATGCGTCGACGTTGCTCGCGAAGCTGAAGGGGGCGTCTCAGCAGCAACCGCAGCCGAGCGTGCACGTGCGCGGCGACGAGAACACGCGCTACGAGTTCATCGGCCGGGTCGTCACGATGTGCGAGCGGGCCGGTATCGCGAAGGTGTCGTTCATTACGGAACCGCCGGCGCGGGGTGGTTAG
- a CDS encoding energy transducer TonB, which translates to MKVEKHLIASNSGLATLGRPRQFGVKPQNPVRRFGGIAVVLLLHAVLIYALLNGLATKVVQVVQHPIETRIIEPVKPPPPPPMPVVKLPPPKVALPPPPFVPPPEVPVQAPPQATITHQAAPVPSAPAVQAPVVAPPAPVAKPVSHEVGVVCPNSDQMRASMQYPKEAQENNITGDVTIEFVVDADGNITNERVAQSADPVLDRAAYNTVKRFKCVAQGQSVRVQVPFSFNLN; encoded by the coding sequence ATGAAAGTCGAAAAGCATCTGATTGCTTCGAACAGCGGGCTTGCCACGCTCGGGCGGCCGCGGCAATTCGGCGTGAAGCCGCAAAACCCGGTGCGCCGGTTCGGCGGTATCGCAGTCGTTCTCCTGTTGCACGCAGTGCTGATCTACGCATTGCTCAACGGCCTCGCGACCAAGGTCGTCCAGGTCGTCCAGCATCCGATCGAAACCCGCATCATCGAACCGGTGAAGCCGCCGCCGCCCCCGCCGATGCCGGTGGTCAAGCTGCCGCCGCCGAAAGTGGCGCTGCCGCCGCCGCCGTTCGTCCCGCCCCCGGAAGTGCCGGTGCAGGCGCCGCCGCAGGCGACGATCACCCACCAGGCCGCACCCGTGCCGTCCGCGCCGGCCGTGCAGGCGCCCGTCGTCGCGCCGCCCGCGCCCGTTGCGAAGCCGGTGAGCCACGAGGTCGGCGTCGTCTGCCCGAATTCCGATCAGATGCGCGCATCGATGCAGTATCCGAAGGAAGCGCAGGAAAACAACATCACCGGCGACGTCACGATCGAATTCGTCGTCGATGCCGACGGCAACATCACCAACGAACGCGTGGCCCAGTCGGCCGACCCCGTGCTCGATCGTGCCGCCTACAACACGGTGAAGCGATTCAAGTGCGTGGCACAGGGGCAGTCGGTGCGCGTGCAGGTTCCGTTCTCATTCAACCTGAATTGA
- a CDS encoding ExbD/TolR family protein: MGMNVPSGGGGGEPDVMVDINTTPLIDVMLVLLIMLIITIPIQMHSVRMDLPVGNPPPPAKPPEAVQIDIGADGATNWNGARVPDRAALEAKLTTVAHEPVQAEIHLRANKLAPYKDVAAVLASAQRVGATKIGLIGNEQFMQ, from the coding sequence ATGGGAATGAACGTGCCTTCGGGCGGGGGCGGCGGCGAGCCGGACGTGATGGTCGACATCAACACCACGCCGCTGATCGACGTGATGCTGGTGTTGCTGATCATGCTGATCATCACCATTCCGATCCAGATGCACTCGGTCAGGATGGACCTGCCGGTCGGCAATCCGCCGCCGCCGGCGAAGCCGCCGGAGGCCGTGCAGATCGACATCGGCGCCGACGGCGCGACGAACTGGAACGGCGCGCGGGTGCCGGATCGCGCGGCGCTCGAGGCGAAGCTGACGACGGTCGCGCACGAGCCCGTGCAGGCGGAGATCCATCTGCGGGCGAACAAGCTGGCGCCGTACAAGGACGTGGCGGCCGTACTGGCGTCCGCGCAGCGTGTGGGCGCGACGAAGATCGGCTTGATCGGAAACGAGCAGTTCATGCAATGA
- a CDS encoding MotA/TolQ/ExbB proton channel family protein, with the protein MTKRSLAALAASLLMSVAAIDGLVAPQFAYAQASGSAAASDASTQAAAPAQAPAAAEPAPPPAPAATEAVENPYGLGALWKNGDFVARFVLSLLVIMSMGSWYIMIAKFLEQFRANRRAKLADEQLWSAPSLSDGAKLLDDASPFRFIAETAIEAGEHHDEALLEAVDRNTWIDVSVERAITNVSNRLQDGLAFLATVGSTAPFVGLFGTVWGIYHALTAIGIAGQASIDKVAGPVGEALIMTAIGLAVAVPAVLGYNFLVRRNKSVMERVRNFGAQLHTVLLAGSKRPVRAAAGSRAASLVH; encoded by the coding sequence ATGACCAAGCGTTCACTGGCCGCGCTGGCGGCAAGCCTGTTGATGTCCGTCGCCGCGATCGACGGGCTCGTTGCACCGCAATTCGCTTACGCGCAAGCGAGCGGATCCGCGGCGGCATCCGATGCGTCGACACAGGCTGCGGCGCCTGCGCAGGCGCCTGCCGCCGCCGAGCCGGCACCGCCGCCGGCGCCTGCCGCCACCGAAGCGGTCGAGAATCCGTACGGTCTCGGCGCGCTGTGGAAGAACGGCGATTTCGTCGCGCGGTTCGTGCTGAGCCTGCTCGTGATCATGTCGATGGGGAGCTGGTACATCATGATCGCCAAGTTCCTCGAGCAGTTCCGCGCGAACCGGCGCGCGAAGCTCGCGGACGAACAGCTCTGGTCGGCTCCGTCGCTGTCGGACGGCGCGAAGCTGCTGGACGACGCGTCGCCGTTCCGCTTCATCGCCGAGACTGCGATCGAGGCCGGCGAGCATCACGACGAGGCGCTGCTCGAGGCGGTCGACCGCAATACGTGGATCGACGTGTCGGTCGAGCGCGCGATCACCAACGTGTCGAACCGTCTGCAGGACGGCCTCGCATTCCTCGCGACGGTCGGCTCGACCGCGCCGTTCGTCGGCCTGTTCGGCACCGTGTGGGGCATCTACCACGCGCTGACGGCGATCGGCATCGCGGGGCAGGCGTCGATCGACAAGGTCGCGGGCCCGGTCGGCGAGGCGCTGATCATGACCGCGATCGGGCTGGCGGTCGCCGTGCCCGCGGTGCTCGGCTACAACTTCCTGGTTCGCCGCAACAAGTCGGTGATGGAGCGCGTGCGCAACTTCGGCGCGCAGCTCCACACGGTGCTGCTCGCGGGCAGCAAGCGTCCGGTGCGGGCCGCCGCCGGCTCGCGCGCCGCGTCGCTCGTCCACTGA